The proteins below come from a single Benincasa hispida cultivar B227 chromosome 4, ASM972705v1, whole genome shotgun sequence genomic window:
- the LOC120076850 gene encoding transcription factor E2FC-like yields the protein MSNAVEDLILRHRHSDFRFHLLRSHSHHRDMSSSSSSSSSSSAPALPPLCFLQYHRPSPPSDQSNDCNGRLATDAHSAVATLDLKRAYDINDSEALASRQVVASEQRMRSNDSSCEPVSIGKQNKRSKLQKNSKSRTQKSIDEPVDGPNLSTNGRYDSSLGFLTKKFIRLVQEAEDGTLDLNKTADVLKVQKRRIYDITNVLEGIGLIEKTTTNHIRWKGCERRGPRELNDQVGTLKAEVKSLYADERRLDELIRMKQELLRNLEENANHRKNLFITEEDILRIPCFKNQTLIAVKAPQASCIEVPDPDEEACFSERQCRLIIKSTTGPIDLYLLRTAKQGREENISKQAKLSSIQQRNPSILTNSTSPFQEFQGMQRILPVHNNVDDDYWFQSNSQVSITHLWGEEHNF from the exons ATGTCGAACGCCGTCGAAGATCTCATCCTCCGCCACCGCCACTCCGATTTCCGATTTCATCTCCTTCGCTCTCACTCTCACCATCGCGAcatgtcttcttcttcttcttcttcttcctcctcctcagCTCCAGCTCTTCCGCCTCTGTGTTTCCTTCAGTACCATCGGCCTTCTCCGCCGTCGGATCAGTCCAACGATTGCAACGGCCGTCTTGCTACCGACGCACATTCTGCAGTTGCTACACTAGAC TTGAAACGAGCTTATGATATTAATGACTCCGAGGCTTTGGCTAGTAGACAAGTTGTAGCCTCTGAACAGAGGATGCGATCTAATGATTCTTCATGTGAACCAGTATCCattggaaaacaaaacaaaagatcGAAGTTACAGAAAAATTCGAAGTCTAGGACTCAAAAATCAATAGATG AGCCTGTTGATGGTCCTAATCTATCTACTAACGGTCGGTACGACAGCTCGTTAG GCTTCTTGACAAAAAAATTTATCAGGTTAGTTCAGGAGGCTGAAGATGGAACActtgatttaaataaaactgCAGACGTATTAAAG gttcaaaagaggaggatTTATGACATTACAAATGTTCTTGAAGGAATTGGTCTCATAGAGAAAACCACGACGAACCACATACGTTGGAA GGGATGCGAGAGGCGTGGGCCTCGAGAGCTCAACGATCAAGTTGGTACATTAAAG GCTGAAGTTAAAAGTTTATATGCAGATGAACGCAGACTTGATGAACTTATAAG GATGAAACAAGAACTTCTGAGAAATCTCGAGGAAAATGCAAATCACAGGAA GAACCTTTTTATAACAGAAGAAGATATCTTGCGAATTCCTTGCTTTAAG AATCAGACACTTATAGCAGTTAAAGCCCCCCAAGCTAGCTGTATTGAAGTGCCCGATCCGGATGAG GAGGCTTGTTTTTCTGAGAGGCAGTGTAGACTGATCATCAAAAGCACCACCGGGCCAATTGATTTGTACCTCTTGAG GACTGCAAAACAAGGGCGGGAAGAAAATATTTCCAAGCAAGCAAAACTATCTTCAATACAGCAGAGGAATCCTAGCATACTTACCAACAGTACTTCTCCTTTCCAAGAATTTCAAGGAATGCAAAGAATTTTACCTGTACATAATAAT GTAGACGATGATTACTGGTTCCAATCAAATTCACAAGTGAGTATTACTCATTTATGGGGTGAGGAACACAACTTTTAA